One Rhododendron vialii isolate Sample 1 chromosome 2a, ASM3025357v1 genomic region harbors:
- the LOC131315621 gene encoding probable LRR receptor-like serine/threonine-protein kinase At1g63430 isoform X1 — MSEKMRPFGSLQLVWVCLGLFLATCEASPSNEVYALNAFKEAIYEDPLLAMSNWNVLDADPCDWNGISCSIARNHVLKLNISGSALRGFLAPELGLLSALQELILHGNNLIGAIPKEFGKLNYLQVLDLGMNQLVGPIPPELGNCTSLMTLNLESNVLTGELPPELGNLNYLDELRLDRNKLQGAIPGNNNSASNSSIYGMSASSWEPTGFCRSSQLMFANFSYNFFVGSIPKCLENISGLSFQGNCLDDKDPTQRPTAKCAYAQLTKTHSGVNPDHRPAQNGNKHEAASRPAWLLALEIVTGTMVGALFLVALLTAVRRCKSKPSILIPWKKSASSKDHVTIYIDSEMLKDVVRFNRQELEVACEDFSNIIGSSPDSLVYKGTLKEGPEIAVISLGIKEEHWTGYLELYFQREVADLSRLDHENAGKLLGYCRESNPFTRMLVFEYASNGTLYEHLHYGEGCQLSWTRRMKIVIGIAQGLRYFHTELDPPFTISALNSSAVYLTDEFSPKLVDFESWKSIHSRSEKNAGSIGNQGAVCVLPNSLEERHLDVQGNIYGFGVLLLEIVSGRPSYCKDKGCLVDWAKDFLEIPEVMSYVVDPELKHFKYDELQTICEAVILCINPNPSKRASMAELCTMLESRIDTSVSAELKASSLAWAELALSSSN; from the exons ATGAGTGAAAAAATGAGACCCTTTGGTTCACTTCAACTAGTTTGGGTTTGTTTGGGACTCTTTCTTGCAACTTGTGAAGCATCTCCATCAAATGAAG TTTATGCGCTTAATGCCTTCAAAGAAGCTATATATGAGGACCCGCTTCTGGCTATGTCGAATTGGAATGTTCTAGATGCAGATCCATGTGATTGGAATGGCATTTCCTGTTCTATAGCTCGAAATCATGTCTTGAAGTT AAACATTTCTGGTTCAGCACTAAGGGGTTTTCTTGCTCCAGAATTGGGTCTACTCTCTGCCTTGCAAGAATT AATTTTGCATGGAAACAATCTGATTGGTGCAATACCCAAAGAATTTGGCAAGTTGAACTACCTACAGGTCTTGGATTTGGGAATGAATCAGCTAGTCGGTCCGATTCCCCCTGAGCTTGGAAATTGTACCAGTCTTATGACATT aaatcTTGAGTCGAATGTGTTGACAGGAGAGCTGCCTCCCGAGCTCGGCAATTTGAATTATCTTGACGAACTTAGGCTGGATAGGAATAAGCTTCAAGGAGCCATACCTGGAAATAACAATTCCGCTTCTAATTCCAGCATTTACGGGAT GTCTGCCTCAAGTTGGGAGCCTACTGGCTTTTGTCGTTCAAGTCAGTTAAtgtttgctaatttctcgtaCAACTTCTTTGTTGGGAGCATACCCAAGTGCCTGGAAAACATTTCAGG GTTAAGCTTTCAAGGGAACTGTTTAGATGACAAAGATCCCACACAACGCCCTACTGCAAAATGTG CTTATGCACAACTTACCAAAACCCATTCAGGTGTAAACCCTGACCACCGGCCTGCTCAAAATGGAAACAAGCATGAGGCAGCTTCAAGGCCCGCCTGGCTTTTAGCTTTGGAAATAGTGACTGGAACCATGGTGGGAGCTCTCTTCCTCGTTGCTCTCCTCACCGCTGTCCGGAGATGCAAAAGCAAACCATCTATCCTTATCCCTTGGAAGAAATCTGCAAGCAGCAAGGACCATGTGACGATATACATTG ATTCAGAGATGTTGAAGGATGTGGTGAGATTTAACAGACAAGAACTTGAAGTAGCGTGTGAAGATTTCAGCAATATTATTGGGTCCTCTCCAGACAGTCTAGTCTATAAAGGCACCTTGAAAGAAGGGCCCGAGATCGCTGTAATATCCCTTGGCATTAAAGAAGAGCATTGGACGGGATATCTTGAGCTTTATTTTCAGAGGGAG GTGGCTGATTTGTCAAGATTAGACCATGAGAATGCAGGAAAATTACTGGGTTATTGCAGAGAGAGTAATCCATTTACAAGGATGTTGGTTTTTGAGTATGCGTCAAACGGGACACTGTATGAGCACCTCCATT ATGGAGAAGGATGCCAATTATCTTGGACGCGCCGTATGAAAATTGTTATTGGCATTGCCCAGGGACTTAGATATTTTCACACAGAACTTGACCCACCTTTTACTATATCCGCGTTGAATTCTAGTGCTGTTTATCTTACGGATGAATTTTCTCCCAAG CTGGTTGATTTTGAAAGTTGGAAGTCGATTCATTCAAGATCAGAGAAGAACGCAGGCTCTATCGGCAATCAAGGTGCTGTATGTGTTCTTCCAAATTCATTAGAAGAACGCCATCTTGATGTCCAAGGAAACATTTACGGATTTGGTGTACTTCTACTGGAAATTGTCAGTGGGAGACCTTCTTACTGCAAGGACAAAGGTTGCTTGGTGGACTGG GCCAAGGATTTTCTTGAAATACCGGAAGTGATGTCTTATGTGGTGGATCCGGAGTTGAAGCATTTCAAATACGATGAGCTTCAAACGATATGTGAGGCTGTGATCCTTTGCATCAATCCCAATCCTTCCAAACGGGCATCCATGGCAGAACTGTGCACTATGTTGGAGAGCAGAATTGACACGTCCGTATCGGCTGAGCTCAAGGCGTCTTCTTTGGCGTGGGCAGAGCTTGCACTTTCATCATCTAACTGA
- the LOC131315621 gene encoding probable LRR receptor-like serine/threonine-protein kinase At1g63430 isoform X2, with product MSEKMRPFGSLQLVWVCLGLFLATCEASPSNEVYALNAFKEAIYEDPLLAMSNWNVLDADPCDWNGISCSIARNHVLKLNISGSALRGFLAPELGLLSALQELILHGNNLIGAIPKEFGKLNYLQVLDLGMNQLVGPIPPELGNCTSLMTLNLESNVLTGELPPELGNLNYLDELRLDRNKLQGAIPGNNNSASNSSIYGMSASSWEPTGFCRSSQLMFANFSYNFFVGSIPKCLENISGLSFQGNCLDDKDPTQRPTAKCGVNPDHRPAQNGNKHEAASRPAWLLALEIVTGTMVGALFLVALLTAVRRCKSKPSILIPWKKSASSKDHVTIYIDSEMLKDVVRFNRQELEVACEDFSNIIGSSPDSLVYKGTLKEGPEIAVISLGIKEEHWTGYLELYFQREVADLSRLDHENAGKLLGYCRESNPFTRMLVFEYASNGTLYEHLHYGEGCQLSWTRRMKIVIGIAQGLRYFHTELDPPFTISALNSSAVYLTDEFSPKLVDFESWKSIHSRSEKNAGSIGNQGAVCVLPNSLEERHLDVQGNIYGFGVLLLEIVSGRPSYCKDKGCLVDWAKDFLEIPEVMSYVVDPELKHFKYDELQTICEAVILCINPNPSKRASMAELCTMLESRIDTSVSAELKASSLAWAELALSSSN from the exons ATGAGTGAAAAAATGAGACCCTTTGGTTCACTTCAACTAGTTTGGGTTTGTTTGGGACTCTTTCTTGCAACTTGTGAAGCATCTCCATCAAATGAAG TTTATGCGCTTAATGCCTTCAAAGAAGCTATATATGAGGACCCGCTTCTGGCTATGTCGAATTGGAATGTTCTAGATGCAGATCCATGTGATTGGAATGGCATTTCCTGTTCTATAGCTCGAAATCATGTCTTGAAGTT AAACATTTCTGGTTCAGCACTAAGGGGTTTTCTTGCTCCAGAATTGGGTCTACTCTCTGCCTTGCAAGAATT AATTTTGCATGGAAACAATCTGATTGGTGCAATACCCAAAGAATTTGGCAAGTTGAACTACCTACAGGTCTTGGATTTGGGAATGAATCAGCTAGTCGGTCCGATTCCCCCTGAGCTTGGAAATTGTACCAGTCTTATGACATT aaatcTTGAGTCGAATGTGTTGACAGGAGAGCTGCCTCCCGAGCTCGGCAATTTGAATTATCTTGACGAACTTAGGCTGGATAGGAATAAGCTTCAAGGAGCCATACCTGGAAATAACAATTCCGCTTCTAATTCCAGCATTTACGGGAT GTCTGCCTCAAGTTGGGAGCCTACTGGCTTTTGTCGTTCAAGTCAGTTAAtgtttgctaatttctcgtaCAACTTCTTTGTTGGGAGCATACCCAAGTGCCTGGAAAACATTTCAGG GTTAAGCTTTCAAGGGAACTGTTTAGATGACAAAGATCCCACACAACGCCCTACTGCAAAATGTG GTGTAAACCCTGACCACCGGCCTGCTCAAAATGGAAACAAGCATGAGGCAGCTTCAAGGCCCGCCTGGCTTTTAGCTTTGGAAATAGTGACTGGAACCATGGTGGGAGCTCTCTTCCTCGTTGCTCTCCTCACCGCTGTCCGGAGATGCAAAAGCAAACCATCTATCCTTATCCCTTGGAAGAAATCTGCAAGCAGCAAGGACCATGTGACGATATACATTG ATTCAGAGATGTTGAAGGATGTGGTGAGATTTAACAGACAAGAACTTGAAGTAGCGTGTGAAGATTTCAGCAATATTATTGGGTCCTCTCCAGACAGTCTAGTCTATAAAGGCACCTTGAAAGAAGGGCCCGAGATCGCTGTAATATCCCTTGGCATTAAAGAAGAGCATTGGACGGGATATCTTGAGCTTTATTTTCAGAGGGAG GTGGCTGATTTGTCAAGATTAGACCATGAGAATGCAGGAAAATTACTGGGTTATTGCAGAGAGAGTAATCCATTTACAAGGATGTTGGTTTTTGAGTATGCGTCAAACGGGACACTGTATGAGCACCTCCATT ATGGAGAAGGATGCCAATTATCTTGGACGCGCCGTATGAAAATTGTTATTGGCATTGCCCAGGGACTTAGATATTTTCACACAGAACTTGACCCACCTTTTACTATATCCGCGTTGAATTCTAGTGCTGTTTATCTTACGGATGAATTTTCTCCCAAG CTGGTTGATTTTGAAAGTTGGAAGTCGATTCATTCAAGATCAGAGAAGAACGCAGGCTCTATCGGCAATCAAGGTGCTGTATGTGTTCTTCCAAATTCATTAGAAGAACGCCATCTTGATGTCCAAGGAAACATTTACGGATTTGGTGTACTTCTACTGGAAATTGTCAGTGGGAGACCTTCTTACTGCAAGGACAAAGGTTGCTTGGTGGACTGG GCCAAGGATTTTCTTGAAATACCGGAAGTGATGTCTTATGTGGTGGATCCGGAGTTGAAGCATTTCAAATACGATGAGCTTCAAACGATATGTGAGGCTGTGATCCTTTGCATCAATCCCAATCCTTCCAAACGGGCATCCATGGCAGAACTGTGCACTATGTTGGAGAGCAGAATTGACACGTCCGTATCGGCTGAGCTCAAGGCGTCTTCTTTGGCGTGGGCAGAGCTTGCACTTTCATCATCTAACTGA
- the LOC131315622 gene encoding RNA-binding NOB1-like protein yields MAEEPPITPPPPPCWSNIVKQQQPLPNHHHPVSGGGLTAAAPDRVFVDSCKSSKGIAVAVVDATAIIQGGEKLVNCADKFMSVSEVMDEVKDPMSRHRLNFVPFTVETREPSPESLKKVIKFARATGDLQTLSDVDLKLIALTYTLESQIHGTAHLRDIPPPIHTVNVKRLPEKDMPGWGSNVPNLEEWEALETEAEAEAKSNPNSRILPLKDLDLNAIPTAHHVSDEDCSMGHEGDFHVGNEEDADGEFGKPRKNLPAKKEVNIEGKKMVADGIDASQGQFEDDAGDWLPAVSRSTHRKYLRRKAKREMYGALSDKDSQQDAAENVDIDNIENETHQLTVEISDETPVDEILEERKVSEEENIEGGLSTILNEMRLEEDSLKVLEEGKEAEWSNSCAGLESNTSTGEEPPSDDNANIDVDGGQIENVNEELEHMDISSQTNGSVNASYVDDNSSEQSWTLRSLSESTVACITSDFAMQNVLLQMGLRLLAPGGMQIRQLHRWILKCHACFKVTTEVGRIFCPSCGNGGTLRKVAVTVGENGIVLAARRPRISLRGTQFSLPLPKGGRDAITKNPILREDQLPQKFLYPKTKKKNKQGDDIFSSDDIFRHQTDKKAPLQPPVRKALAVFSGKRNPNDNHYSRSKR; encoded by the exons ATGGCGGAGGAACCCCCAATCACTCCTCCCCCACCACCGTGTTGGAGCAATATAGTGAAGCAGCAGCAACcactaccaaaccaccaccatcCCGTCAGCGGCGGCGGCCTCACGGCGGCGGCGCCCGATCGGGTGTTCGTGGACAGCTGCAAGTCCAGCAAGGGCATCGCCGTCGCGGTGGTGGACGCCACCGCCATCATACAAGGCGGCGAGAAGCTCGTAAACTGCGCCGACAAGTTCATGTCCGTGTCCGAGGTCATGGACGAGGTTAAAGACCCCATGTCACGTCACCGCCTCAATTTTGTTCCCTTCACTGTTGAGACCAGGGAGCCTTCTCCTGAATCCCTCAAAAAAG TTATCAAGTTTGCAAGGGCAACCGGTGACTTACAGACGCTTTCTGATGTTGATCTGAAGCTCATTGCTTTGACTTATACACTGGAATCTCAGATCCATGGTACTGCACATCTCAGAGACATTCCTCCCCCTATTCACACGGTAAATGTGAAGAGGTTGCCTGAGAAAGATATGCCTGGGTGGGGCTCCAATGTTCCTAATTTGGAAGAATGGGAAGCATTGGAGACTGAGGCTGAGGCTGAGGCTAAATCAAACCCCAATTCGAGAATCCTCCCATTAAAAGACCTAGACTTGAATGCCATCCCCACCGCTCACCATGTGAGTGATGAAGATTGTTCAATGGGTCATGAAGGTGACTTTCATGTCGGAAATGAGGAAGATGCTGATGGCGAATTTGGAAAACCCAGGAAAAATTTACCTGCGAAGAAAGAGGTAAACATTGAAGGGAAAAAGATGGTGGCAGATGGAATTGATGCCTCTCAAGGACAATTCGAGGATGATGCTGGTGACTGGCTGCCTGCTGTTAGCCGAAGTACTCATAGAAAGTACCTGAGGAGAAAAGCCAAACGTGAAATGTATGGGGCCTTGTCTGACAAAGATAGTCAGCAAGATGCAGCAGAAAATGTAGACATTGATAACATTGAAAATGAAACTCATCAACTAACAGTTGAAATTTCTGATGAAACACCTGTAGATGAAATTTTGGAGGAAAGAAAGGTTTCAGAAGAGGAGAACATTGAGGGAGGTCTTTCAACAATTTTGAATGAAATGAGGCTAGAAGAAGACTCATTAAAGGTTCTTGAAGAAGGAAAGGAGGCGGAGTGGAGTAATTCATGTGCAGGACTTGAGTCTAACACTTCCACAGGGGAGGAACCCCCATCTGATGATAATGCAAATATAGATGTTGATGGAGGTCAGATTGAAAATGTCAACGAAGAATTGGAACATATGGATATTTCAAGCCAGACAAATGGAAGTGTCAATGCTTCATATGTGGATGACAACAGTAGTGAGCAGAGCTGGACGTTAAGATCCTTGTCTGAATCAACTGTCGCTTGTATAACGAGTGATTTTGCAATGCAGAATGTACTTCTGCAGATGGGTTTACGGTTGCTGGCACCTGGAGGAATGCAGATCCGCCAGCTGCACAG GTGGATACTGAAATGCCACGCTTGCTTTAAGGTGACTACAGAAGTCGGTAGGATCTTCTGCCCCAGTTGCGGAAATGGTGGCACCCTAAGGAAGGTAGCTGTCACAGTAGGTGAAAATGGCATAGTTCTTGCTGCCCGCCGGCCACGTATTTCCTTGCGCGGCACACAA TTTTCTCTGCCTTTACCCAAAGGTGGAAGAGATGCCATTACTAAGAACCCTATTCTAAGAGAAGATCAGCTTCCGCAGAAGTTCCTGTACCCgaagacaaagaagaagaataaacaG GGAGATGACATCTTTTCTTCCGATGACATCTTTCGCCACCAAACAGATAAGAAAGCACCTCTGCAGCCTCCTGTAAGGAAAGCATTGGCAGTTTTCAGTGGAAAGAGAAATCCCAATGACAACCATTACTCCCGTTCTAAGCGTTAG
- the LOC131315624 gene encoding tubulin beta-2 chain-like, with translation MREILHIQGGQCGNQIGAKFWEVVCAEHGIDSTGRYQGDSDLQLERVNVYYNEASCGRFVPRAVLMDLEPGTMDSVRSGPYGQIFRPDNFVFGQSGAGNNWAKGHYTEGAELIDSVLDVVRKEAENCDCLQGFQVCHSLGGGTGSGMGTLLISKIREEYPDRMMLTFSVFPSPKVSDTVVEPYNATLSVHQLVENADECMVLDNEALYDICFRTLKLTTPSFGDLNHLISATMSGVTCCLRFPGQLNSDLRKLAVNLIPFPRLHFFMVGFAPLTSRGSQQYRALTVPELTQQMWDSKNMMCAADPRHGRYLTASAVFRGKMSTKEVDEQMINVQNKNSSYFVEWIPNNVKSTVCDIAPIGLKMASTFIGNSTSIQEMFRRVSEQFTAMFRRKAFLHWYTGEGMDEMEFTEAESNMNDLVSEYQQYQDATADEEGEYEDEEEAYQEES, from the exons atgcGTGAGATCCTGCACATCCAGGGGGGCCAATGCGGCAACCAGATCGGGGCCAAGTTCTGGGAGGTGGTGTGCGCCGAGCACGGCATCGACTCCACCGGCCGCTACCAGGGCGACTCGGATCTGCAGCTGGAGCGCGTCAACGTCTACTACAACGAGGCCAGCTGCGGCCGCTTCGTTCCGCGGGCCGTCCTCATGGACCTCGAACCGGGCACCATGGACAGCGTCCGGTCCGGGCCGTACGGGCAGATCTTCCGGCCCGATAATTTCGTGTTCGGGCAGTCCGGGGCCGGGAATAACTGGGCGAAAGGGCATTATACTGAGGGCGCCGAGCTTATCGATTCCGTGCTCGATGTCGTGCGGAAAGAGGCCGAAAACTGCGATTGTCTTCAAG GGTTTCAAGTGTGTCATTCATTGGGAGGAGGAACAGGATCGGGCATGGGGACGCTGTTGATATCAAAGATAAGGGAGGAGTATCCGGACCGGATGATGCTGACATTCTCTGTGTTTCCATCCCCAAAGGTGTCTGATACCGTGGTGGAGCCCTACAATGCAACGCTCTCTGTGCACCAGCTTGTTGAAAATGCTGATGAGTGTATGGTTTTGGACAATGAGGCCCTTTACGATATCTGTTTCCGTACCCTAAAGCTCACAACTCCCAGCT TCGGAGATTTGAACCATTTGATTTCTGCTACCATGAGTGGCGTCACCTGTTGCCTTCGCTTTCCTGGTCAGCTCAACTCCGATCTTCGCAAGCTTGCAGTCAACCTCATACCATTCCCCAGGCTCCATTTCTTCATGGTTGGCTTTGCCCCACTCACATCTCGTGGGTCCCAGCAATACCGTGCCCTCACTGTTCCGGAACTCACCCAACAGATGTGGGATTCCAAGAACATGATGTGCGCTGCAGATCCTCGTCATGGTCGCTACCTCACTGCATCAGCTGTGTTCCGTGGCAAAATGAGCACGAAGGAGGTTGACGAACAAATGATCAATGTCCAGAACAAGAACTCTTCATACTTTGTTGAGTGGATCCCCAACAATGTGAAATCTACTGTTTGTGACATTGCACCTATTGGTCTGAAGATGGCTTCAACCTTCATCGGGAACTCTACTTCAATCCAGGAAATGTTCAGGAGGGTTAGTGAGCAGTTCACTGCTATGTTCCGTAGGAAGGCTTTCTTGCATTGGTACACTGGAGAGGGTATGGATGAGATGGAGTTTACTGAAGCGGAGAGCAACATGAACGATTTGGTCTCTGAGTACCAGCAGTATCAGGATGCAACTGCTGACGAGGAAGGGGAGTATGAGGACGAGGAGGAAGCGTATCAGGAGGAATCCTAA
- the LOC131315625 gene encoding actin-depolymerizing factor 7-like, translating to MANAASGMAVDDECKLKFLELKAKRNYRFIVFKIENQRVTVEKLGNPEESYDDFAASLPSDKCRYAVYDFDFTTDENVQKSKIFFIAWAPDTSRVRDKMVYASSKDRFKRELDGIQVELQATDPSEMSIDIVKSRAI from the exons Atg GCGAATGCTGCATCTGGAATGGCGGTGGACGACGAGTGTAAGCTGAAGTTTTTGGAGCTGAAAGCGAAGAGGAACTACCGGTTCATCGTGTTCAAGATTGAGAACCAACGGGTGACGGTCGAGAAGCTCGGGAACCCTGAGGAGAGCTATGATGATTTTGCTGCCTCCCTCCCGAGCGACAAGTGCCGCTACGCTGTCTATGACTTCGACTTCACCACAGATGAGAATGTCCAGAAAAGCAAAATATTCTTCATTGCATG GGCTCCTGATACATCAAGGGTGAGGGATAAGATGGTGTATGCTAGTTCCAAGGATAGATTCAAGAGAGAACTCGACGGGATTCAAGTCGAACTGCAGGCAACAGATCCCAGCGAAATGAGCATCGACATTGTCAAATCGCGAGCCATATAA